GTAGCATCAATTTCACTGCGATGAAGTTTTGTATAAAGCCTTTTAGACCGACCATATAAACTCCAATCTATCCGGCGGATATCATCCCCCGGTAGATATGGACGATAATCGGCAAATTCCAAAGAAGTACCGTATTTATTGGTCAGCCTTTTACCACTGCTGGTTCCGGTAAGACCCGTTCTGAAAATTAATGCTAAGGTATTCAACTTTTGATAATCTATAGTGAATTCCCAAGCCATAATCTATCCCTTTTCCACACTATTTAAAATATCAGTAATTATCTCATCTGCCTTTACCCCATCCCCTATCCCTTCAAAATTCAGGATTAGTCGATGCCTCAAAGCAGGGATAGCGACTTTCTCGATATCGGCAAAACTGACATTATACCTACCATCAAGGAGGGCTGTAACTTTAGCAGCTAAAATTATACTTTGAATACCCCTAGGACTTGCCCCTACTTCTACATATTTTTTTACTTTGTCAGTAGCAAAGGGTGTAGTTTTATGGGTTGCTGAAACAACTTTAATGGCGAAATCTAAAACCTTTTCCGCAACGGGTACTTCCCTAGCCAGTTTGTTAAATTCTATCAGTTCATCTCCTCCCATTACCGGTTGGATTTGCCCTTCTTCACTACCTGTAGTTCGAAGGACAATTTCCCTCAATTCTTCGAAGGGAGGGTATTGTACTTCAATTTTAAATAAAAAGCGGTCTAATTGGGCTTCTGGTAGGGGATATGTTCCTTCCATTTCCAATGGGTTTTGGGTTGCCATGACAAAAAAAGGTTGCGGTAATGGATAAGTTGTACCAAAGACTGTCACTTTTTTTTCTTGCATACTCTCTAGTAAAGCACTTTGGGTTTTAGGTGTCGCCCTGTTGATCTCATCGGCCAATACTAAGTTGGCAAAAATCGGTCCTTTTTTAAACTGAAAATCTTCCCCTTTCCCCGGGATAATGATATTGGTTCCGGTGATATCAGAAGGCATTAAATCAGGGGTAAATTGGATCCGGTTGTAGCTGATGTTTAACACCCTAGCTAAGGTTTTTACCAACATAGTCTTTCCAAGTCCCGGTACCCCTTCTAACAAAACATGGCCACCGGAGAGGATGGCTATAAGGCTTAAATCTATAACTTCCCTCTGCCCTACCATTATTTTCCCAATTTCTTCCTTTACCTTCTCTATTTTTTTAACTAAATCCATAAAAAACCTCCTTAAGGGGCAATAGCTTTAAAATACTGCCTAATATAGTCTTCTAAAGGTTTAGGGATTTCTCCACGTCTAATTGATGTCATCCCTTGGGTATAATACTCCCTGTAGATATCATTATATGGAATATTGGTAATTTCTGGATTAAGTTTGAGGATTTCTTCTAGAGTATAACCATCTTCCCCCGCCCCTTCCAAAATCAACTGGGCATCTTTGGGAATATAGGTAAATTCATGTTCCTTTTTCCCATCTTCTCCCGTCGGTGAATGTCCATCCCCACCATTACTACCGTTATCCCCGTCATTGCCATTGTCACCATTATTTCCATTATTACCATTACTACCGTTATTACC
The Anaerobranca gottschalkii DSM 13577 DNA segment above includes these coding regions:
- a CDS encoding AAA family ATPase, with the translated sequence MDLVKKIEKVKEEIGKIMVGQREVIDLSLIAILSGGHVLLEGVPGLGKTMLVKTLARVLNISYNRIQFTPDLMPSDITGTNIIIPGKGEDFQFKKGPIFANLVLADEINRATPKTQSALLESMQEKKVTVFGTTYPLPQPFFVMATQNPLEMEGTYPLPEAQLDRFLFKIEVQYPPFEELREIVLRTTGSEEGQIQPVMGGDELIEFNKLAREVPVAEKVLDFAIKVVSATHKTTPFATDKVKKYVEVGASPRGIQSIILAAKVTALLDGRYNVSFADIEKVAIPALRHRLILNFEGIGDGVKADEIITDILNSVEKG